Proteins encoded by one window of Psychromonas sp. L1A2:
- the cbiQ gene encoding cobalt ECF transporter T component CbiQ translates to MSQGLEHSLTSWSGQALKHQASWIDDIDARVRVVCSGLFALVVVSSQYFVPALLGLLCAFLLVKSSKLNIKRTLRRVVAMDLFMLMLICVLPFTTPGDPIFSVFGLTASWQGLLHALLITVKANAVLLVLFSLVATMSASTLGHALAHLKVPDKLVHLMLFMVRYLDVISQEYKKMRRAMQARAFVLHTNRHTWKSIGYLFGMLLIRSVERAERISDAMKCRGFCGRYYLNDEMKIGRVDMVFSLAFLCFLVLLIGLNIDDLFK, encoded by the coding sequence ATGTCACAAGGTCTAGAACATAGCCTGACATCTTGGTCTGGTCAGGCGTTAAAACACCAAGCATCATGGATTGATGATATTGATGCACGTGTACGTGTTGTTTGTTCTGGACTCTTTGCATTAGTGGTTGTATCGAGTCAATATTTTGTACCTGCATTATTAGGTTTGTTATGTGCTTTTTTATTAGTTAAATCTAGCAAGCTTAATATTAAGCGTACTTTACGTCGTGTTGTGGCGATGGATTTGTTTATGCTGATGTTGATTTGTGTACTCCCCTTTACCACACCTGGCGATCCTATTTTTAGTGTGTTTGGGTTGACGGCGAGTTGGCAGGGCTTATTACATGCGCTATTGATAACGGTAAAAGCAAATGCCGTACTATTGGTATTATTTTCTTTAGTTGCGACCATGAGTGCCTCAACCTTAGGTCACGCACTTGCACATCTTAAAGTACCTGATAAATTGGTTCACTTGATGTTATTTATGGTGCGTTATTTAGATGTGATCAGCCAAGAATATAAAAAGATGCGTCGTGCAATGCAAGCACGTGCTTTTGTATTACACACCAATAGACATACTTGGAAAAGCATTGGTTATTTATTTGGTATGTTGCTCATTCGTTCTGTAGAGCGTGCTGAACGTATTTCAGATGCAATGAAATGCCGTGGTTTTTGCGGTCGTTATTATCTTAATGATGAGATGAAAATAGGACGAGTAGATATGGTTTTTAGTTTGGCTTTTTTATGTTTTTTAGTACTGTTAATAGGGCTCAATATTGATGACTTATTCAAATAA
- a CDS encoding energy-coupling factor ABC transporter ATP-binding protein — MTYSNKPMAKVDTPLIEINNLSYAYPRRGSVLKDVNFALYESERVVINGDNGAGKTTLLHLIVGLKKAKQGDIIGFGATCKTEKEFNKLRAKAGLLFQDPDDQLFCPTVLEDVMFGPLNLGFTKQQAIDKSLQTLKNLGMQGFESRITHQLSGGEKRMITLASVLVMEPKVLILDEPTNALDEKAKTRLVNVLQALPQAMIIISHDKLFSDKLATRQLNLKDGLLTEQLAATVAVA, encoded by the coding sequence ATGACTTATTCAAATAAACCAATGGCTAAAGTCGATACTCCATTGATTGAAATTAACAACCTTAGCTATGCTTACCCAAGACGTGGCAGTGTATTAAAGGATGTTAACTTTGCTTTATACGAAAGCGAACGTGTGGTGATAAATGGTGATAATGGTGCTGGAAAAACAACCTTATTACATCTAATTGTTGGTTTAAAAAAAGCGAAGCAAGGTGACATCATTGGTTTTGGTGCAACTTGTAAAACAGAAAAAGAGTTTAATAAATTGCGCGCTAAAGCGGGGCTATTATTTCAAGATCCTGATGACCAGTTATTTTGTCCTACCGTGTTAGAAGATGTCATGTTTGGACCGTTAAATTTAGGCTTTACTAAGCAACAAGCTATTGATAAATCATTACAAACATTGAAAAACTTAGGGATGCAAGGCTTTGAATCGCGTATTACACATCAGCTTTCTGGTGGTGAAAAACGTATGATCACTTTAGCCAGTGTTTTGGTGATGGAACCAAAAGTGTTAATTTTAGACGAACCAACTAACGCGCTGGATGAAAAAGCAAAAACACGTTTAGTTAATGTGTTGCAAGCTTTACCACAAGCGATGATTATTATTTCTCACGATAAGTTGTTTTCAGATAAATTAGCAACAAGACAACTTAATCTTAAAGATGGTTTGTTAACTGAACAGTTAGCCGCAACGGTAGCAGTAGCTTAG